A genomic window from Scatophagus argus isolate fScaArg1 chromosome 17, fScaArg1.pri, whole genome shotgun sequence includes:
- the poc1bl gene encoding polypeptide N-acetylgalactosaminyltransferase 4, translated as MRGRCSRKLGVLAKAGFLLWLLWLGYLLLARSSFPSSSSVEEESEDHILLARQFTLEESGADGQLARPLYIKPSPDSSAPGEWGRATHLNLSPEEKKQEQDSIERYAINIFVSDKISLHRHIQDHRMNECRNKKFDYRRLPTTSVIIAFYNEAWSTLLRTIHSVLETTPAILLKEIILIDDYSDRGYLKSQLADYISNLERVRLIRTNKREGLVRARLIGATYATGDVLTFLDCHCECVPGWIEPLLERIGENASTIVCPVIDTIDWNTFEFYMQTDEPMIGGFDWRLTFQWHSVPEVERKRRKSRIDPIRSPTMAGGLFAVSKAYFEYLGTYDMGMEVWGGENLELSFRVWQCRGSLEIHPCSHVGHVFPKKAPYARPNFLQNTVRAAEVWMDSYKQHFYNRNPPARKETYGDISERLLLRERLKCHSFDWYLKNIYPDLHVPEDRTGWHGAVRNSGIHSECLDYNAPEHSPTGAHLSLFGCHGQGGNQYFEYTSRKEIRFNSVTELCAEVLDGQTSIGMRHCPGDGELTPPSIVWEFRKDGTIYHAHSDKCVTAYRTPEGRPDVQIRRCTPGDKNQQWKFEW; from the exons ATGAGGGGGCGTTGCTCTCGGAAACTGGGCGTTCTGGCCAAGGCTGGCTTCCTGCTCTGGCTGCTGTGGCTGGGCTACCTTCTCTTAGCACGctcctctttcccctcttcttcctccgtAGAGGAGGAAAGCGAGGACCACATTCTCCTGGCGAGACAGTTCACCTTGGAGGAGAGCGGGGCTGATGGGCAGCTGGCTCGACCCCTCTACATTAAGCCATCACCGGACAGCAGTGCACCGGGGGAGTGGGGTCGGGCCACACACCTCAACCTCAGccctgaagaaaagaaacaggagcAGGACAGCATTGAGCGCTATGCCATCAATATCTTTGTCAGTGATAAGATTTCCCTCCATCGGCACATCCAGGACCACAGGATGAATGA ATGCCGAAATAAGAAGTTTGACTACCGACGTTTACCCACCACCTCTGTGATCATAGCCTTTTACAACGAGGCCTGGTCCACCCTGCTGAGGACTATTCACAGTGTCCTGGAGACCACGCCTGCCATCCTGTTGAAAGAAATCATCCTCATTGATGACTACAGTGACCGAG gctaCCTGAAATCCCAACTAGCCGACTACATCAGTAATCTGGAACGAGTGCGGCTCATCCGCACCAACAAAAGGGAGGGTCTGGTCCGGGCACGTCTCATTGGAGCCACCTATGCCACGGGTGACGTACTGACATTTCTCGATTGCCACTGTGAGTGCGTCCCTGGCTGGATTGAGCCTCTACTGGAAAG GATTGGTGAGAATGCTAGTACCATCGTGTGCCCTGTGATCGACACCATTGACTGGAACACCTTTGAGTTTTACATGCAAACAGATGAGCCAATGATCGGAGGTTTTGACTGGAGGCTCACCTTTCAGTGGCACTCTGTCCCCGAAGTGGAACGCAAGAGGCGCAAGTCTCGCATTGACCCCATCAG GTCTCCAacaatggcaggtggattaTTTGCCGTGAGCAAAGCCTACTTCGAGTACCTGGGCACGTATGACATGGGCATGGAGGTGTGGGGAGGAGAAAACCTAGAGCTCTCCTTCAGG GTGTGGCAGTGTAGGGGCAGCCTGGAGATTCATCCCTGCTCCCATGTGGGCCACGTCTTCCCTAAAAAGGCCCCTTATGCACGGCCCAACTTCCTGCAGAATACAGTGCGAGCTGCAGAGGTTTGGATGGACTCTTACAAACAACACTTCTACAACAGGAATCCCCCAGCCAGGAAG GAGACCTATGGGGATATCTCAGAGcggctgctgctgagagagaggcTGAAATGCCACAGTTTTGACTGGTATCTGAAGAATATCTACCCTGACCTACATGTACCTGAGGACAGGACAGGCTGGCACGGGGCT GTGCGGAACTCAGGGATACACTCAGAGTGTCTGGACTACAACGCTCCAGAGCACAGTCCCACAGGTGCCCACCTTTCTCTGTTTGGCTGCCACGGCCAGGGAGGCAACCAG TACTTTGAATACACATCTCGAAAGGAGATCCGCTTCAACTCGGTGACGGAGCTGTGTGCTGAAGTACTCGACGGGCAGACCTCCATCGGGATGAGGCATTGTCCTGGTGATGGGGAGCTCACACCCCCCAGTATCGTCTGGGAGTTCAGAAAG GATGGGACCATCTACCACGCTCACTCAGACAAGTGTGTGACAGCCTATCGCACACCGGAGGGCCGCCCGGACGTCCAGATAAGGCGGTGCACCCCGGGAGACAAAAACCAGCAGTGGAAGTTTGAGTGGTag